A stretch of the Thermodesulfobacteriota bacterium genome encodes the following:
- a CDS encoding FlgO family outer membrane protein, whose amino-acid sequence WILVTESALLPLIQKEHFLNTQHSFCHSPQLSWGFSSVIRTQPKKAKQKRTKKIQTQTIPETTKPSTVTIAEKDKFKIAVMEFKSLNPGAKSASLGSMIAEMFTTEVVNNNSFKIVEREQLNKILGELQIGQSGVLDTTDAQKLGKILGAGAIITGSVMKLGDSLRIDSRIIEVETGIIVSAERRICKENLTDISSNIADMTAALAKKFYKQK is encoded by the coding sequence CTTGGATTTTGGTCACAGAATCAGCGCTGTTACCTTTAATCCAAAAGGAGCATTTTTTAAATACTCAGCATAGCTTTTGCCATTCTCCCCAGCTTAGCTGGGGGTTTAGCTCTGTAATTAGAACTCAGCCAAAAAAAGCAAAACAAAAACGGACTAAAAAAATTCAGACTCAGACGATACCGGAAACCACTAAACCTTCTACCGTTACCATTGCAGAGAAAGATAAATTTAAAATTGCGGTGATGGAATTTAAATCACTTAATCCGGGAGCGAAAAGTGCGTCTTTAGGTTCCATGATTGCTGAAATGTTCACCACCGAAGTGGTTAACAACAACTCATTTAAAATAGTGGAAAGAGAGCAGCTGAATAAAATATTGGGGGAGTTGCAAATAGGACAGAGCGGAGTCCTTGATACCACGGATGCTCAGAAATTAGGAAAGATTTTAGGGGCCGGTGCCATTATTACCGGATCTGTGATGAAACTGGGAGACAGTCTCCGTATTGATTCACGGATAATAGAAGTAGAGACCGGTATCATTGTCAGTGCGGAAAGAAGAATCTGTAAAGAAAACCTAACGGATATCAGCAGCAATATCGCTGATATGACGGCAGCATTGGCAAAGAAATTTTATAAACAGAAATGA
- a CDS encoding undecaprenyl-diphosphate phosphatase encodes MEPLQAIFLGIIQGLTEFLPVSSSGHLVLFQNLLGFKEPELLLDISLHVGTLIAVCIVFFHEIKTISITLIRLPGLAKAAGGYKPLYARNEQVRMTALIVMGTLPTALLGILFHQVADQIFGAVWIVGIMLMVTGLLLWVTRYSSPTGRPIGRVTAKDALVIGLTQGLAILPGISRSGSTISVALFMGVDREVAGRYSFLLSIPAILGALIVGMDSSIGHTSISIKVIVTGTVSAAVIGYISLKLLLKIVKRGKLYYFAPYCWIVGATALMWNFL; translated from the coding sequence TTGGAACCGTTACAAGCCATATTTCTAGGCATTATTCAGGGGTTGACTGAATTTTTGCCGGTCAGCAGTTCCGGCCATCTGGTATTATTCCAGAATCTGCTGGGGTTCAAGGAACCGGAACTTCTACTTGATATCAGCCTGCATGTAGGAACATTAATTGCTGTTTGCATCGTATTTTTCCATGAAATTAAAACCATATCTATAACGCTTATCCGTTTACCGGGCCTGGCAAAAGCCGCCGGCGGTTATAAACCTTTGTATGCAAGAAATGAACAGGTACGAATGACCGCTTTAATTGTGATGGGTACACTTCCCACCGCACTGTTGGGAATCTTATTTCACCAGGTGGCTGATCAGATCTTCGGTGCAGTCTGGATCGTGGGCATCATGCTGATGGTGACAGGCTTGCTGTTGTGGGTGACTCGATATTCTAGCCCCACCGGCAGACCTATCGGCCGGGTGACTGCCAAAGATGCCCTGGTGATTGGTCTTACACAGGGTTTGGCGATCCTTCCCGGCATATCACGGTCCGGGTCAACTATTTCGGTGGCACTTTTTATGGGAGTCGATCGAGAGGTTGCTGGACGCTATTCATTTCTTTTATCTATTCCTGCTATTTTGGGCGCCCTGATAGTTGGAATGGATTCATCCATCGGCCACACCTCAATTTCAATAAAAGTGATTGTTACCGGAACCGTTTCGGCGGCCGTGATAGGATATATATCCCTGAAACTACTTCTGAAAATTGTAAAAAGGGGTAAATTATATTATTTTGCACCTTATTGCTGGATAGTTGGCGCGACCGCATTAATGTGGAATTTTTTATAG
- a CDS encoding MBL fold metallo-hydrolase, which yields MKLKVLVDNHTIIDRYFLGEPAVSYFIEINGTRILFDTGYSDIFITNAIKMGIDLLDLDLIVLSHAHLDHTWGLQHLIQYFAEAKFEKKPHKRPTLIAHPSIFFSRTFQKLGEIGCLVSKEKAGEYFDIKLSQEPVWLHPKLVFLGEIERTLPFESNNPIGKIHSQEGEKDDFVLDDSALVFQSSKGLVIITGCAHAGICNTVEYAMRVCGEKRIVDIIGGFHLLDPPEDQLSETVRYFKKWNPSKVHACHCTDLDSKLALSSVVPLKEVGVGLELLYQD from the coding sequence ATGAAACTAAAAGTTTTGGTGGATAACCACACCATTATTGACAGATATTTTCTCGGTGAACCCGCGGTTTCTTATTTTATTGAAATAAACGGAACCCGGATTTTATTCGATACCGGATATTCCGACATTTTTATTACAAATGCGATCAAAATGGGGATTGACCTGCTTGATCTGGATTTGATTGTTCTGTCCCACGCCCACCTGGATCACACCTGGGGTCTTCAGCATCTTATTCAGTATTTTGCCGAAGCTAAATTTGAAAAAAAACCACATAAACGGCCTACCCTTATTGCCCACCCATCCATCTTTTTTTCTCGAACTTTTCAAAAATTGGGTGAAATCGGATGCCTGGTTTCCAAGGAAAAGGCCGGGGAATATTTCGATATCAAGCTCAGCCAGGAACCGGTCTGGCTGCATCCAAAACTGGTTTTTCTCGGCGAAATCGAACGAACACTGCCCTTTGAATCGAATAACCCCATTGGGAAAATTCATTCCCAAGAAGGAGAAAAGGACGATTTTGTGTTGGATGATTCGGCGCTTGTATTTCAATCTTCCAAAGGATTGGTGATCATCACCGGATGCGCCCATGCCGGTATTTGCAATACAGTGGAATATGCCATGAGGGTGTGTGGAGAGAAAAGGATAGTCGACATTATCGGTGGCTTTCATTTGCTTGACCCGCCGGAAGATCAACTGTCCGAGACTGTTCGATATTTCAAGAAATGGAACCCCTCCAAAGTCCATGCCTGCCATTGTACGGACCTTGATTCAAAGCTGGCTCTGTCCAGCGTGGTTCCACTGAAAGAGGTCGGCGTCGGTCTTGAGCTTTTATATCAAGATTAA
- a CDS encoding branched-chain amino acid ABC transporter substrate-binding protein: MLVFSIFAPAAHAADTIKMGVVGAHSGDLASYGIPTVKAAELVIKKINSTGGILGKKIELLVEDDQCKTEIATNAATKLLTKRVNVVLGHICSGPCKAALGIYKSENVIAMSPSATNTELTKSGEYPNFFRTIAPDDAQAKTQIDFALNVLKAKKIAIVHDKGDYGKGLAEYAKGFLEKDSRAKLVLYEGITAGAVDYSAIINKVKRSKADILIYGGFHPEASKLVGLMRKKRMKTIFLSDDGVRDDTFIKIAGKYAEGVYATGPKDTSKNKMAIAAIDEHKKVYGSDPGAFFLNAYAAATALMEAIKKAGSLDYDAISKTLRSEYFATPLGKISFNKKGDAIGVGFTVAQVQNGAYVELK; this comes from the coding sequence ATGCTGGTGTTTTCAATTTTTGCGCCAGCAGCCCATGCGGCTGATACCATAAAAATGGGTGTGGTAGGGGCTCACAGCGGCGATCTTGCTTCATATGGGATACCTACCGTTAAAGCCGCTGAGCTTGTCATCAAAAAGATCAATTCAACCGGAGGAATTCTGGGTAAAAAAATTGAGCTATTGGTGGAAGACGATCAGTGTAAAACCGAAATCGCAACCAACGCAGCGACTAAATTATTGACCAAGAGGGTCAATGTGGTGCTCGGTCATATCTGTAGCGGGCCATGCAAGGCGGCACTGGGAATTTATAAATCGGAAAATGTGATTGCCATGTCTCCGTCGGCTACCAATACCGAACTGACCAAAAGCGGTGAGTATCCGAATTTTTTCAGAACCATTGCCCCCGACGATGCCCAGGCAAAAACACAAATCGATTTTGCGCTCAATGTTTTAAAGGCAAAAAAGATCGCCATTGTACACGACAAAGGTGATTACGGCAAGGGATTGGCAGAATACGCCAAGGGTTTTCTTGAGAAAGACAGCAGGGCAAAACTCGTGCTTTATGAAGGCATCACTGCCGGGGCCGTCGATTACTCAGCCATAATTAACAAAGTGAAACGCTCAAAAGCCGATATTTTAATATACGGCGGTTTTCATCCGGAGGCCTCCAAGCTTGTCGGACTTATGCGTAAAAAACGAATGAAGACCATATTTCTTTCCGATGACGGGGTGAGAGACGATACATTCATCAAGATAGCCGGAAAATACGCCGAAGGTGTGTATGCCACCGGTCCCAAAGATACAAGCAAGAATAAAATGGCAATCGCAGCCATTGATGAACACAAAAAGGTTTACGGATCAGACCCCGGTGCATTTTTCCTTAACGCATATGCCGCTGCCACGGCGCTTATGGAAGCGATTAAAAAAGCCGGCTCCCTTGATTACGACGCCATTTCAAAGACTTTGCGTTCTGAATATTTTGCCACACCGCTGGGAAAAATAAGCTTTAACAAAAAAGGAGATGCGATCGGGGTTGGTTTTACCGTAGCTCAGGTACAAAATGGCGCTTACGTGGAGTTGAAATAA
- a CDS encoding thiamine pyrophosphate-dependent enzyme: MSSLLNKGRPPVFCPGCSHERVAHALDHAFSNMNLQGNQIVMVSDIGCSGLFDTFFNTHAFHGLHGRALTYAAGLKLSRPELNVIVTMGDGGMGIGGAHLLAACRRNLDLTLLVLNNFNFGMTGGQCSATTPAEAQVGSGFLNRLERPLDVCEVASSAGIAYAARCSSYQKDLSQQIETAIRFNGFSLIDIWGICPGRFTKRNKLTPNDIDQSISQLTPAKGEIAENARKEYGQAYTEVAKSSTPVKAPVQIESTLIPPDTGRQEVIILGNAGQRVVTAGEILCLAGLSAGLNATQKNDYPITVLRGHSISELVLSTEKIGFTGILNPDVIVALSQEGVDRRKDFFNTLDEETLILQAPQVELPSCKATVLNIDFKAQGIKSQDRALASLAILAKQRKVISFEMLQSALKVRFKDQALRTSLDLIDRVETGNV, encoded by the coding sequence ATGTCCAGTCTGTTAAATAAAGGCAGGCCTCCGGTCTTTTGCCCGGGTTGTTCCCATGAGCGGGTTGCCCACGCCCTTGATCATGCATTTTCCAATATGAACCTTCAGGGGAATCAGATCGTTATGGTCAGTGATATCGGCTGCTCCGGACTTTTTGATACATTTTTTAATACTCACGCATTTCATGGTCTTCACGGCCGTGCCCTGACTTATGCCGCAGGGCTGAAACTGTCCCGACCTGAGCTAAATGTCATCGTTACCATGGGAGACGGAGGTATGGGTATCGGCGGTGCTCATCTTTTGGCTGCTTGCCGCCGGAATCTTGATTTGACTTTACTGGTTTTAAATAACTTTAATTTTGGCATGACCGGGGGCCAGTGTTCTGCAACCACTCCGGCCGAAGCACAGGTTGGATCAGGATTTTTAAACCGGCTGGAGCGCCCCCTGGATGTCTGTGAAGTGGCCTCTTCAGCGGGAATCGCATACGCCGCGCGCTGCTCCAGTTATCAAAAAGACCTATCGCAACAAATTGAAACGGCCATCCGCTTTAACGGCTTTTCTCTGATTGATATATGGGGAATTTGTCCGGGACGTTTCACCAAGCGAAACAAACTGACTCCAAACGATATAGATCAATCGATATCCCAGCTAACTCCAGCCAAAGGGGAGATTGCTGAAAACGCTAGAAAAGAATATGGACAAGCTTATACCGAAGTAGCCAAAAGCTCAACCCCGGTGAAGGCCCCTGTACAAATTGAGTCGACACTCATTCCACCGGATACCGGACGACAGGAGGTTATTATCCTTGGCAATGCAGGCCAACGGGTGGTGACCGCCGGAGAGATTTTATGCCTGGCAGGCCTGTCTGCCGGACTGAATGCCACACAAAAAAATGACTATCCCATCACTGTGCTAAGGGGCCATTCCATCAGCGAGCTTGTCCTGTCCACGGAAAAAATCGGCTTTACCGGCATCTTGAACCCGGATGTGATCGTGGCCTTAAGCCAGGAAGGGGTGGATCGCCGCAAAGATTTCTTTAATACCCTGGATGAAGAAACCCTCATTCTTCAGGCTCCCCAAGTAGAGCTTCCTTCCTGCAAGGCCACGGTATTGAATATAGATTTTAAGGCCCAGGGGATAAAATCCCAGGACCGGGCACTGGCATCCCTGGCAATCCTGGCAAAACAAAGAAAGGTTATCAGTTTTGAAATGCTTCAATCCGCCTTGAAAGTCCGGTTCAAAGATCAGGCTTTACGTACGTCTCTGGATCTCATTGACCGGGTCGAAACCGGTAACGTGTAG
- a CDS encoding transketolase C-terminal domain-containing protein, translating to MALSFLEGNEAIAWGAMKSGCRFFAGYPITPATTIFNTMLNLLPPSGGICLQGEDEIASIGYCLGASMTGYKSMTATSGPGISLYSEQISFSVGSEIPIVIVDVQRLGPSTGSATRGADGDIHFMRWGNSGGLPVIVLAPVDVKDCFLLTMQAFNLAEEFRCPVFIASNKEIAMTREGIDLESIITPDIKERKSPIKQKPFLPFKVTDGAMVPDFLPIGSDVTVRQTSSTHGSDGYITTNSNEIAANQHRLKQKLVSTVNSFSFYEETINEHADTLLITYGVTSRAARATCEALKQKGTPVSHLVLKTLWPVPEDLIREKAKNYKHVVVAEMNLGQYVHEIQRVLPEKQLKFYGQMDGSLIYPDQLQEVIIDVQSVK from the coding sequence ATGGCGTTATCTTTTTTAGAGGGAAATGAAGCAATTGCCTGGGGAGCGATGAAATCAGGTTGCCGGTTCTTTGCCGGTTATCCGATTACACCGGCCACCACTATTTTTAATACCATGCTTAACCTGCTGCCCCCTTCAGGCGGAATATGTCTTCAGGGTGAGGATGAGATCGCTTCAATCGGCTATTGCCTCGGAGCTTCCATGACCGGATATAAATCGATGACAGCCACTTCCGGACCGGGTATCAGCTTGTACAGCGAGCAAATTTCTTTCTCCGTCGGAAGTGAAATACCGATAGTTATTGTCGATGTCCAGAGACTGGGGCCTTCCACCGGTTCAGCCACCCGCGGAGCAGACGGCGATATTCATTTTATGCGCTGGGGCAACAGCGGCGGGTTGCCTGTCATTGTTTTGGCCCCGGTTGATGTGAAAGACTGCTTTTTGCTGACCATGCAGGCGTTTAATCTTGCTGAAGAATTCCGCTGCCCGGTATTCATTGCGTCTAACAAGGAAATTGCCATGACGCGTGAGGGTATTGACCTTGAAAGTATTATAACACCCGATATTAAAGAGCGTAAGTCTCCTATTAAGCAAAAACCGTTTCTTCCCTTTAAGGTGACTGACGGTGCAATGGTACCCGACTTTCTTCCCATAGGCAGCGATGTAACGGTACGCCAGACGTCATCCACCCACGGTTCGGATGGTTATATTACAACCAACTCCAACGAGATCGCCGCGAATCAACATCGGTTGAAACAAAAGCTGGTTTCAACGGTAAACTCTTTTTCTTTTTATGAAGAAACCATTAACGAACATGCCGACACCCTGCTGATTACCTATGGGGTCACCAGCCGCGCTGCCCGGGCAACCTGTGAGGCTCTCAAACAGAAAGGCACACCGGTATCTCACCTTGTTCTCAAGACACTCTGGCCGGTCCCTGAAGATTTGATTCGGGAAAAAGCCAAAAATTATAAACATGTGGTCGTTGCAGAGATGAATCTTGGACAGTATGTTCATGAAATTCAGCGCGTTCTACCGGAAAAACAGCTCAAATTCTATGGACAAATGGATGGCAGCCTGATTTATCCGGATCAGTTACAGGAGGTAATTATTGATGTCCAGTCTGTTAAATAA
- a CDS encoding amidohydrolase family protein, with protein sequence MNFKSLCLMLVLALLFISCSQDPITAFQNVNLIPMTDEKIVQNQTVLVKGKRIVEIGLSAEITIPQNSKIIDGSGSYLMPGLADMHMHTRDDWLSPAWPVSPFHLYLANGVTTIRCFGPMGKSPNYILVWRDAINKGKLSGPTVITCGPILYGPVKEPQRAVRDQKEQGYDFVKLYSFLSKDEFQQAMTAAKKLDMYTVGHIPFSVGLDGILSEGMDEIAHIEELDFEFIDFDRTEKRGRVEWFRYILHTADQQYKALFGFDMENIEEEYGKIISATIDKLRTTKIPVCTTLVVGEGIVKKLHETEAFLTRPENRYLPRWYLDMFRRGKEKHQLIFKGYEDFAPFKYNLERLLLIKLKQAGIPLLLSTDASTGGMGIVPGFSIHDELQILIKNGFSPYEAIAAGTVNASKIVQAMTGVHDFGTIEVGKRADLLLVQENPLDNVAKIKHLRGVMAAGQWYSKAKLQKMIALKK encoded by the coding sequence ATGAACTTTAAATCTTTATGTTTAATGCTGGTGTTGGCTTTGTTGTTTATAAGCTGTTCCCAGGACCCAATTACTGCATTTCAAAATGTTAATCTTATCCCGATGACCGATGAAAAGATAGTCCAAAACCAAACTGTGTTGGTCAAAGGGAAAAGGATCGTTGAAATCGGTTTATCCGCTGAAATAACCATACCGCAAAATTCGAAAATTATTGACGGGTCTGGGTCATACCTGATGCCCGGCCTGGCTGATATGCACATGCACACCAGAGATGATTGGTTGAGTCCTGCGTGGCCGGTATCGCCATTTCATTTGTATCTTGCCAACGGTGTAACCACAATCCGGTGTTTCGGCCCGATGGGAAAATCTCCCAATTATATCCTGGTTTGGCGGGATGCAATCAACAAAGGGAAACTCAGCGGGCCCACTGTCATAACCTGTGGGCCCATACTCTATGGTCCGGTTAAAGAGCCTCAGAGAGCTGTTCGTGATCAGAAGGAGCAGGGTTATGATTTTGTCAAGCTCTATTCATTTCTGTCTAAGGATGAATTTCAGCAGGCAATGACTGCAGCAAAGAAACTCGATATGTACACTGTCGGCCATATACCATTTTCAGTGGGTTTGGATGGCATTCTATCAGAGGGCATGGATGAAATTGCCCATATTGAGGAGTTGGATTTTGAATTTATTGATTTCGACCGCACCGAGAAACGGGGACGGGTCGAATGGTTCCGCTATATTCTCCACACCGCTGATCAACAGTATAAAGCATTGTTCGGTTTTGATATGGAGAATATTGAGGAGGAATATGGAAAAATCATATCCGCTACCATCGATAAGCTTCGAACGACAAAAATTCCGGTTTGTACTACCCTGGTTGTAGGTGAGGGGATCGTTAAAAAGTTACATGAGACGGAAGCCTTCCTGACACGTCCGGAGAACAGGTATTTGCCCCGATGGTATCTGGATATGTTCCGCAGGGGAAAAGAAAAACATCAATTGATATTTAAAGGGTATGAGGATTTTGCGCCTTTTAAGTATAATCTGGAAAGACTGCTGCTGATAAAGTTGAAACAGGCGGGAATACCCCTGCTTCTATCTACCGATGCCAGCACCGGAGGGATGGGCATTGTCCCTGGTTTCTCCATCCACGATGAACTGCAAATTCTGATAAAAAATGGTTTTTCACCCTATGAAGCCATTGCTGCCGGTACGGTAAATGCTTCAAAAATCGTCCAGGCGATGACTGGAGTGCATGATTTTGGCACCATTGAAGTAGGTAAAAGGGCAGATCTGCTTTTGGTCCAAGAGAATCCTTTGGACAATGTCGCTAAAATTAAACATCTTCGTGGCGT